The following are encoded together in the Chaetodon auriga isolate fChaAug3 chromosome 4, fChaAug3.hap1, whole genome shotgun sequence genome:
- the LOC143319044 gene encoding lipopolysaccharide-induced tumor necrosis factor-alpha factor homolog: MANTQMAVVTVGQLGDSPVQIACPKCHQTVLSKVEYSAGLLTYLFCGGLFFCGFVLGCCLIPFCVDRLRDAKHTCPTCKTVLGVYKRL, from the exons atggcaaacacacaaatggcCGTTG TGACAGTCGGTCAGTTGGGGGACAGTCCAGTTCAGATTGCCTGTCCTAAGTGTCATCAGACAGTACTCTCCAAGGTGGAGTACTCCGCTGGTTTGCTCACCTACCTTTTCTGTGGAGGACTCTTCTTCTGTGG CTTTGTTTTAGGCTGCTGTCTCATCCCGTTCTGTGTGGACCGGCTGAGAGATGCAAAGCACACCTGTCCTACCTGCAAGACTGTACTTGGCGTCTATAAGCGCTTATAA